From Alloacidobacterium dinghuense:
CAATGATATGATAGTTCTCAATTTCCCGTCTTGCCTTGGGTCGACCGAGCCGAAATTCTGAATATGCGCGCGAAACGTTGCTGGGGTCAGACCCTCGCTTTTTTCAACGCTTTTCGTCCTAGACACCTTCTGACGGCCAACAGATCCGGTGCAACGGATCACGACCGGTTCTTCGCCGCGGCAGAGTGCACTCTGGACGACTTCTACATATTCGACAGTATCCCCGATGCAACGGGAGCCATTGTCGACTTCAGCTTCAGCTACATCAACCCTAACGCTGAGCGGCGGCTCGGCGTACCCCGCGAAGCCCTTTACGGCAAAATCCTCACCGAAGTTCGGCCGTTCATGATCAAATCCGGCCTCATCCACAAATACCGTGAAGTCGTCCGCACCGGCATTCCTTATACCTGCGAAGTATTCATCGACGACGAGATGATCAAAGGTACCTGGCTCAACGTCCAGGTCGTCCGGCTTGGCACTGGCATCGCCATCACCAGCCGCGACGTCACCGAGCACCGCCGGCGCTCCGATCACGTCAACTATCTCGCGCATCACGACCACCTGACTGGCCTCGCCAACCGTATGCTGCTCCACGAGCGTCTCCGCTTGGCGATCCTCCGTGCGCAGAATCACGACCAAAAGGTTGCCATCTTCCTCGTTGACATCGATTACTTCAAACAGATCAATGACTCGCTCGGCCACGCCGACGGCGACGTCCTCCTTGCGACCGTCGGTCAGCGCCTATTATCGTCTGTGCGCGAGTCTGATACCGTGGCGCGTATGGGTGGAGACGAGTTCGTCATCGTGATGCCCGAATTCCGCACTACGGAAAACGTTGAGCACTGCGCTCAGCAAATTATGCGCAACGCCTCCCAGCCCATGGCGATTAGCGGTCGGGAAGTCAGCCTTACTCTTAGCATCGGCATCTCTATTTTTCCGGAGGGCGGCCGCACCCCCGAAGAACTCCTCCGCAACGCAGACACCGCCATGTACACCGTGAAAGACACAGGCCGCAATAGCCTCTGCGTTTTCAACGAAAGCCCGCTGGTAGCGCGCCTTACCCCGCCTGACCTACGCGCCCCTATTCTTCTGTGAAGGAAAGACGCAGGATATGTCTCGCGCTTAGTA
This genomic window contains:
- a CDS encoding sensor domain-containing diguanylate cyclase; amino-acid sequence: MRAKRCWGQTLAFFNAFRPRHLLTANRSGATDHDRFFAAAECTLDDFYIFDSIPDATGAIVDFSFSYINPNAERRLGVPREALYGKILTEVRPFMIKSGLIHKYREVVRTGIPYTCEVFIDDEMIKGTWLNVQVVRLGTGIAITSRDVTEHRRRSDHVNYLAHHDHLTGLANRMLLHERLRLAILRAQNHDQKVAIFLVDIDYFKQINDSLGHADGDVLLATVGQRLLSSVRESDTVARMGGDEFVIVMPEFRTTENVEHCAQQIMRNASQPMAISGREVSLTLSIGISIFPEGGRTPEELLRNADTAMYTVKDTGRNSLCVFNESPLVARLTPPDLRAPILL